The nucleotide window ttttctgtgtagatgatctgtccattgatgtaagtggggtgttaaagtcccctactgttacgGTATTGTTAtcaatttctttatgtttattagtTGGtttgttgggtgcataaatatttataattgttatatcctcttgttggattgtcccctttacaATTATTTagcatccttctttgtctcttattacaatctttgttttaaagtctgttttgtccgATACAAGTATtactaccctggctttcttttcacattcatttgtatgttaaatgtttctccatctcttcactttcaatctgcaggtgtttttAGACCTAAAAGGaatctcttgtaggtagcatatagatgagtcttgttttttatccattctttcaccctatgtctttttattggagcatttagtgcatttatattcgaagtaattattgatatatatttattgctattttattacttGCTTTGTACTtgttttctgaagattttctctaaTCCTTTTTCGTCTTTCCCTCTTCCATGGTTTACTGGtgttctttagtgatatatttggatttatgtctctttattctttgcatttttgttagaattgtggttaccattaggtttgtgtaTAACATCTACATACAGCAgtatatattaagttgatggttgtttaagtttcaacccattctttactcctctcctccccatgttttaggtatattgtgtcatattttatattcttttatttttagttttttgattttttatagaaatattcatttttactgcttttgtgtttcctactttcatactatcacttttggtctttcctctCCACTCAAatagtctcctttaatatttcttgcagggttgaTTTAATAGTCATatactcctttagcttttgtttgggaaatgctttatctctccttctgttccgaatgatagccttgctggatagaatattcttggctgcaggtttttcccattcagcGCTTTGtatgtatcatgccactcctttctgacttggaaagtttctgctgaaaaattcactgatagccttatgggggagggggagggcgttCCTTTTTATGTaattgtcttcttttgtcttgctgattttaatattttttctttatcccccgtattttgccattttaattatgatATGTTTTGCTATggatttgcttttgttgattttattggggGTTATCTTTGTCTCGTGTGTGGATATGttcccttccccagattagggaagttttcagctattatttattcaaataaattctctgcccccttttctctctcttcttctgggagtTGTATAATACGAACATTAATACATTGGATGGAATCACTGAGTTTCTTAAGTCTGtactcattttgcataattctcttttctctcctttgttcagcTTGGTTACTTTGCATTACTGTCCTCTAGGTCATCAATTCATCCTTTGCTTCTTCCAGGCTGCTGTTCATCCTATgaagtgtgtttctcattttgtttattaaacCCGTTATCTCTGCTGtattattccttatctctgtgttagtAGTCTCGCTGGTGtcctcttttctcaagcccagtgagtgtccttatgatcattgctttaaattctccatcaggcatgttacttgtatctattttgcttagatctctggttgtggccttgtcctgttctttcatctgGGACAAATTACTCTGCCTAaatctctgtatctgtttctgtgtAGGAAACTCAGCTACATCCCCTATTCTTGAGGGTGATAGCTCTATAAAGAAGAGGTTCTGTAGTGCCCCACAGTGTAGTGTCTCCTGTTCCTCTGGGCCTGGCAGTCTGGGAGTGTCTCTAATGTGTGCTACGTGCACTCTACTGTTGTGTTCTGGCTGATTTATCCTTCAGGTCAGTCATCTgtagaggctctctttgcctattaTGGGTAGTGTTtagtccctggcctgaatgtgatgcaatttaactaggtgtgctctggtctgcttgtgaaacaAGACTTACCATGGCCACTGAGACCAAACGGTGTTGACATGGGTTTCAGCcagtcttctggggaagggggccTGCCTCACTGGGACTGAAGCAAGCATGGCTGGGAAGGACAGCTCTTTTGGAGCATGGGGGGTCgggacttggtgtaagcaagttaggtaagAGTGTTGGTGCTATGCTGGTTCCCTCAGGTGGCTCTGTGTctgtgctgaggggcaggggagggaaatggcacctgccagttcTTTGGTTCCCTGAGGGGTATCTTTGTGAATACTGCCTCTCTGGGATATGCTCTGAGATGAGTAACTAACCTCCCCACCATATGTCCCAGGCtctcttcagatcactgttttcaCAATATATGTTTATGGGATGTTTGCCCTGCTTTTTCTCCAAGAGTAGCCCCAATGTCCTCCAAGGTCTCCCAGAGTCAAGCACGCCAacatttaaaactccaggctttgagccccTACTCATTGCAATAATTCATAACATTTGGGCCCTCTtactttccaagccaattgccttgggaatttgttttcttgtttactcCCCTGTGTGCTAGTCTGTCTCTTACCTGTCTCCAAGATCGCAGCTCCCTCCTTACCGCAGTGGCCATGAGCCAGTTCTCTCCCAGGCTCCATCTCCATACTTACTACCTTCTTCACTGtgacctcttctctacctttagtatGAGACTTTCTTCTGCCAGTCTTTAGGTCTACTTCAGGTTATTTAGGATGATGTGATAGTTATCTAGAATTCATGGAACAAGGCGAGCCCCAGGTCCTCCTACTCTACCACCATCTTCCCCACactctctttgttttcattttgtttagaacatttttaaattccttttgagACTTGTTTGACCTATGTATGAtatagaaatgtgttgtttaacatccaggaattttaggattttccagctatctttATGTTATTGGTTTCTAGTCTAATTCCATTGTGATCTGAGACATACATGGTAATGTTTCTAttcctttaaatttgttaaggtgtgcTTTATGGCCCATCATGTGGTCTACTGTGATGAATGTTGCGTGtgagcttgagaaaaatgtttattctgctgtttttgatGAAATATTCTATTAATGTAGATTACATCACGTTagctcaaaattttaaaaattatcataataTACCCCTGTGAACAGAACAAAGGAGCAAAATGATTGTCCAAATGATGCACAAAAAGCCTTTTACAAGATTAAATacccaaactatttttaaaaaaacatgtaaatgaggaatagaagaaaaaaggggtgcctgggtggctttaaTTGGTTagccgtctgacttcagctcaggtcatgatctcacagctcatgaatctgagccccatatcaggctctgtgctgacaggtgggaggcatgatctcacagctcaggagtttgagccccagattgggctctgtgctgacaggtgggaggctggagcctgcttcagattctgtgtctccctctctctctctctgcccctcccctgctcatgctccgtctctctctgtctctcaaaaatgaataaaccttaaaaaaaaattataaaatggcgATTCAGGATTTCTGTATAAAAGTCAAAAAATAGAGTATATAATGAAAAGCCTCTGTCTCTTCCACCCTGATGCCACTCAGTTCTCCTTAGAAGGAACGAATGACACGGGTTTCTAAAAAATTTCCCAGAGCTATTCTATGTGTACATAGGTATGACTacacataatacattttttatggTGAACACATTATATGCATTCTCTCATACCTTACTTCTTTACaatatattttcaagatttttctatGTTTGTACAAATAGAGCTCCACTatcaatttatttattgactACATAGTATCTAGTATCCCAGGGTATACACATGTTAAGTTTATACTACCACTttgtatagatagatatttaaTCTAATTTAGCAATCTTTTGCCATTTAAGATGATGCCTCAGTGGATTTTGCACATGTAGATTTCCTAAATCTATAAATCCTAAATCTGGTGTCCTCCATTCTTTGCctaagtccagtgagtatccttattatcattgctttaaattctccatcaacAATGACCATTGCTTTAATTCTCAATGATATAGCTATATCAAAATGTACATGCATTTATTCTGTCTAATGCAGGCCAGTCATCACCATCCTCTCGTGGgtactttttatatttgaaactttGCTGAATAAAAGTGAAAAGCATATACACTAAAAATAGGCCAGAGTATATAGCcacattctttaatttctttaagaggagagctaattctttttaaaaattgagctcACTGTTCTCACAACAGTATCAAGAACTCTAACAGGAGAAGCAAATATTGAAATAATCTCACTGCCAAATCTGTCTAAGGCTTGTGTAAACCAGGaagcttcattatttttagtCGTGTCAATCGTATGTTTCAACTGCCTTATCTCCTCATCcatctcttcagatttctttctaaaTCCTTCTTTGAGCAGATCTTCTTGGACCTAAATAAAAGGCgagaaggaaaacttttaaaattatcatttttttttaagatttgcaCTTGGTATTTGAAAATTTGGTCAAACTATGTTTTACTCATAAAGTTCTTTCTTACTCAAGCATGAAAGGAGAATTTTTCAATGAGGAATATCTCCCTGGCTTGGACCTGAGCATTGAGAGGAAGCATAGTTTAAAGCCTTTCTAAAATTCACATACCACTAAGGTTTTGCTAGGATGCTAAACCTGACACAAAGacaaatgtaacatttttcaGCCAAAAAATGCCAATTGATAGGTGGCCTTGGTCTGATTGCACTAGTTCTCAGTCCCACTTGGGTTGGTATGGTCACCCAAATAGTAGAAATGAAGGGAACTTACAAGCTGTTCTAGAAATCTGTTATAAATATGTTCTGATGGACAATAAGTGATTTCCTCCCTATGCCATTTGATAAATTGGGTAGACTATCCACACTTGGAGACAATAGAGTAATTTTAGAAGCTGTCACTTCCCtgcatttttaagtctttacaTTTCTGATAGTTTTATGTCAGCATATATCTACCTCAGGGTCTTTGGGTAGCAGTAGGGTTTCCGATAATTGTCAGTGATCTTGGTAAAGCAGTTGCTACTCATATTAAATCATATGGTTGAATATATGTTTAATCAAGCCTCATGAGATCATTTTAAAACCCCCAAATGCTATTTGTAGAGTTTGGAGGGGCCATACTCATCCTGAACTCTCTAGAGTCTATATATAGAGTGGAATTCAAAGGCTTCTAtagaaaaggagggggaaaaggaggggaggagatggaagaggggaaggagagggagagggagaagaagaagaattcaAAGGTTTCAGGATTTTAATAAGTCACAAGCAATTAATGGCAATGATGCTTCCTTCCATAAGCTCACTGTAACCTTCACCCATCCTTTCCTGAGGTACCAGGAGGACCATCAAGCAGCACCAAGGCCATGGGCAGACGTACCTTCAGCTTATGCTCCAACATCATGTTCTgttcttttattatgttttctgtctctctctccatcttctcttTCAGTTGAGCTATGTTCTCCTGGAGACTCCTCTGTTGTGCTTCAATCTGCTGTTCCTGCTCCAGTAGTTTCTGTCTTAGCACCTCCTGTTCCTTCTCAGCTGCTTCCTTGCTGGCCCTCTCCGCTGCCCCAGGAAAGTTccaagagggaagaaaattagGTGAAGACTGATCTCTACCCTCTTGAACTCAGAGACAAAACAAAGttggaagggaagacagaaaatctcTGCGTTCCTCGTGTCCACACCATCGGGAGCACATTTCAGAATATTAGGGTAAAGGCCCTACTGGCTGACATACAAACACAACTCTCCTTGTTGTTTATAGATTTAGCAGAGTTGTTCCACAGAAGGAGAGGAAGCTCCTTGTTTCATGAAGGCTTTGCACTCACACCTGACAGAGGGACCTACCCAAGCCATTGTGAGCCAAGCCCGGCCCCGTACCTGCTATGGCCTTCTCCCCATCGGTAAGGGCTTTATCTGCCTGCCAGATGGATTTCTCTATCGAAGCCTGTGATTGTAGAAAATTCTGGAGGACCTCATTTGCCTGAGGAACCAAGAAGGAGACAAGAACTTAGATTTCCACTACAGAGATAAGTGCTGCAAAAACAAGTACGTATGTCCATGTCATTTTTGCTTCATGCTTAAAATTCTATGGTGGCTCCCTACAGTGTTCAAGCTCCATAGTGTGACCAGAGACTCTCCATATCTCCTGCTTCCTGTCTCCTTCCAGTGTCTACCCCCCGTGCTGCTCCCTTCTACCCACTCTAGGTTCCAGCCAGTCAGAACTATGTTCAGTTCTGTAAATCCATAATCTCTGCTGCTTTTATAGGTTTGCCTTCTCACTGGGAAATGTTGCCTCTAATTTGTACTGTTGATCTCCTCTGTTGTTTGCTGGCTTTaactttaggcaagttattttAACCTGCCTGTGCCTCTCAGTTCAGATCTATAGAATATTGACAATAAATGTAGATGTTTCTTTAGGTTGTTTGAAGGATTAAGCTAAAGAGTCTAGGAAAACAGTTTTACATGATTGCTATGAGAAATAATagtctaggagcacctgggtggcccagtcagttaagcatctgactttggctcaagtcatgatttaatggtttgtgggtttgagctcaacattgggctctgtgctgatggtacagagcctgcttgggattctctctgtctccttctgtctctctgccccttcctttttctctgtctgtctgtctctcaaaataaataaataagctttaaaaaaaagaaataacagtctAATATATATTAgttgcattattattatcattatttttaaattattattgtttgttaCCACAACCTATGTAGCCCATttgcacttatttatttgtttgtttgtttattactcttttttttaatttgagtgtggttgacacacaatgttaccttAGTTCCCAGTGTagagcatagtgatttgacaggtTTATccttatgctgtgttcaccaaaAGTGTAGCTACCTTCAGCCTTGCTACATCGTTGTTACAATAtctacaatatcattgactgtactCCTTATTCTGTGCCTTTCATCCTCATGACTGATTcactccataactggaagcctggacctcccactcccctttgcccattttgcttATCCCTTTATCCCCCTCccatctggcaaccatcagtttgttgtatGTGTTTACAGATGTGATTCTGCTTTTTAATAGttagccacctttttttttttaattttttttttttaacgtttatttatttttgagacagagagagacagagcatgaacaggggagggtcagagagagggagacacagaatctgaaacaggctccaggctctgagctgtcagcacagagcccgacgcggggcttgaactcacggaccgcgagatcctgacctgagccgaagtcggccgctcaaccgactaagccacccaggcgcccctgattctgctttttgtttgtttattcatttgtgggctttttttttaagattccacttatgagcaaaatcatatggtatttgtctttctcagtctgacttatttcacctagcataatatcccttaggtccatctatgttgtctcaaatggcatgatctcatactttttatggctgtataagATTAAGTTGCATGTAGCCCATTTCCATAGGTTCATATGGGTTATAACTTTGTATGCAATTATCTGtgtatttgactttctctcttACTTTTGATCATACTTAAGTACAAAGAGTCTGACTTTACCTTGTAAATTGTCAGCACTTAGCATATTCAATGTCATGttgttaaatgaagaaatgagtaaTTTCTATCTCGTGTGGATTCCAGAAATCCATACTCATTTCTTGGGAATGGGCATTTCCACTCTCTTCAGGAGTATATAACACATAGTGGACCTTAAAAGCTAAATCTGTCATGATATCCCCATGCTGTCTTATCACCCACAACTGGTGCTATCCTTTCAGATTTTCAGGAGACCCCTGTGACTCTATTCTGTAGGCTCCCCCATGTTCCCCTTATTCCTCACCTTCACTCCTTTCCTGGGAACTTGTGAATAATTCCATTCAATACTTTCCTTTGCTTGCCTGTAGAGCTTGTACCCTCCAGGAACAGAAAAAGTTCCTatggaaatattttccattaGGGCCTTTGAAAGCTGATCAAGCATAGACTGGCAGTATTTAACTGATGCTTCTTCATTCTGCTGCAAGAAATGTTGCTTCTTATCCTTTATGATTTCCTACAAGGGAAATGTAGAGAGATGTCAccagaagaaaggaatggaaaagataaGATTCCAAAGAATCTGGTAGAAGGATTGATCTAACTGTGGTCCGTGAGAAAAGCATTCTGTTGGCGAAGGACATGGAATAAAACAGGAATCACAAGACTTGATTTACTGACAACCTTGAATACTCCCTGCAAGACTATGGGAAAGTTTCTTAACCTCCATGGTTCTGAAATGTTGGAGTTGTGTTACCTAATCTCTATGGTTCCTTGCAGCTGTAGCATTTAATGATTTTATCTTCAATGATACAGTGATACAACAAGGAGCAATGTAAGTTGAAAATGGCCTAGAATGAGGATCTGATAAGAGAAAGTTTGCTTCCTGACAAGGGGATTGTGTTCACAGAAAGCATCCATGCCCAGGAATGACTTTTGGGTCTTCTGGGCAGGCTTGGAATCCATAGAAGTATTCAGATCAGGAGGATATGTGTACTGATAATTGCTTCAGAAATCAGAGAGATTTCTAGATGAACTACCTCAGGttccagagaaaaaaagaaagaagaaaatgtagtcCTTTGAAACTCTCTTTCTCATgagaatccagattttttttatccttgaGTAAGAGATGAGCCATGGGGTCAGTAAAGGTATTTCTAGACTTCATTCTTCAAAGGGAAAGGACCCACAGAGTAAAAACTAAGACAAATTACCACAAGAGTCTTCTGGAACTCCTGATTTTCATCCTTGAAGGAACGCTCCATGAACACCCTAATGGCTTCCCTCTCACAGTCTGCATGCACATCCAGCAGCTCCTGGAGCGTGTCTGTGGGGAACCTCACTCGCTGGGCCATCTGTTCGCTGTAGTGGTCGGCTGCCTTCTGCACGGCCACTGAGTTCTCAAGCTGGGCTAGAGTTGTCACTGCATTCTCCAAACAAGGCACTGCCCCAGTATTGATGGTATCCACAT belongs to Panthera tigris isolate Pti1 chromosome C1, P.tigris_Pti1_mat1.1, whole genome shotgun sequence and includes:
- the LOC102972402 gene encoding guanylate-binding protein 6; its protein translation is MASGPNMMAPICLVENNNMQLSVNQRATQILEQISQPVVVVAIVGLYRTGKSYLMNRLAGQNRGFPLGSTVQSKTKGIWMWCVPHPSKPNHTLVLLDTEGLGDVEKGDPKNDSWIFALAVLLCSTFVYNSLGTINHQALEQLHYVTELTELIRTKSSPKEDGTEDSTEFVSFFPDFIWTVRDFTLELKLNDDPITEDEYLENALKLIPGKNPRIQASNLPRECIRHFFPKRKCFVFDRPTNDTKLLANIENIPENQLDPKFQKQANNFCSYIFTQARTKILREGVMITGNRLRTLVVTYVDTINTGAVPCLENAVTTLAQLENSVAVQKAADHYSEQMAQRVRFPTDTLQELLDVHADCEREAIRVFMERSFKDENQEFQKTLVEIIKDKKQHFLQQNEEASVKYCQSMLDQLSKALMENISIGTFSVPGGYKLYRQAKESIEWNYSQVPRKGVKANEVLQNFLQSQASIEKSIWQADKALTDGEKAIAAERASKEAAEKEQEVLRQKLLEQEQQIEAQQRSLQENIAQLKEKMERETENIIKEQNMMLEHKLKVQEDLLKEGFRKKSEEMDEEIRQLKHTIDTTKNNEASWFTQALDRFGSEIISIFASPVRVLDTVVRTVSSIFKKN